One genomic segment of Natrononativus amylolyticus includes these proteins:
- a CDS encoding SHOCT domain-containing protein produces the protein MAGSDDGYDLTEIFVVKFVLADVVIIAALLFAGPLYAVAITALLVVSVFLVWYLTQRVGSPAEDRAEVDPVTTLQNRYAAGELTEAEFEAKLEQLLDANDRATAAGVETADLSLERST, from the coding sequence ATGGCTGGCTCCGATGACGGCTACGATCTGACGGAGATCTTCGTCGTCAAGTTCGTCCTCGCGGACGTCGTGATCATCGCCGCGCTGCTCTTTGCTGGCCCGCTGTACGCCGTCGCGATCACCGCGTTGCTGGTCGTCAGCGTCTTTCTCGTCTGGTATCTCACCCAGCGGGTCGGATCGCCCGCCGAGGACCGCGCCGAGGTCGACCCCGTCACGACCCTCCAGAACCGCTACGCCGCCGGCGAGCTCACGGAGGCGGAGTTCGAGGCGAAACTCGAGCAGTTACTCGACGCGAACGACCGGGCGACGGCCGCGGGCGTCGAGACGGCCGACCTCTCGCTCGAGCGCTCGACGTAA
- a CDS encoding DUF7109 family protein, whose translation MNATADELAGVVDLFGGLTRAELETALSEAAFRADGGSVDADAADEAIEDALDSFALVRHVPSDPAVDEPLLVAGPTAFPTTPEHAEDVPHILDVDRRRLDRDALGDSAGARFSRAVDEAVEAGDDDRIAALIDVSYDLEAWAPIDLAAERARLDEAGSGAE comes from the coding sequence ATGAACGCGACCGCCGACGAACTCGCCGGGGTCGTCGACCTCTTCGGCGGGCTCACCCGCGCGGAACTCGAGACCGCCCTCTCGGAGGCCGCCTTTCGGGCCGACGGGGGGTCGGTAGACGCCGACGCGGCTGACGAGGCGATCGAGGACGCCCTCGACTCGTTTGCGCTCGTTCGACACGTTCCGTCCGACCCGGCCGTCGACGAGCCCCTGCTGGTCGCCGGCCCGACGGCGTTTCCGACGACGCCCGAGCACGCCGAGGACGTCCCGCACATCCTCGACGTCGACCGGCGGCGCCTCGACCGGGACGCGCTCGGCGACAGCGCTGGCGCCCGCTTCTCTCGAGCCGTCGACGAGGCGGTCGAGGCGGGCGACGACGACCGGATCGCGGCGTTGATCGACGTCAGCTACGACCTCGAGGCGTGGGCGCCGATCGACCTCGCGGCCGAACGAGCCAGGCTCGACGAGGCGGGGTCGGGAGCCGAATGA